Proteins from a genomic interval of Scomber japonicus isolate fScoJap1 chromosome 10, fScoJap1.pri, whole genome shotgun sequence:
- the pklr gene encoding pyruvate kinase PKLR — translation MDNSMARIRRYSEVMTLPDSFIQRQQLDASMADTFLEHLCLLDIDQEPITARNTSIICTIGPASRSIPKLHEMIKAGMNIARLNFSHGSHEYHGETIKNVREAVTTINSDPLYYRPVAIALDTKGPEIRTGLVKGKVEEEVELEKGSHVRVVTAESDKDKTDGKIIWVDYPNLPKVLKKGDKMFIDDGLIGLKVLETGADWVDTVVEAGGLLCSRKGVNLPGCDLIGLKAVSDRDEADLRFGVAQGIDMVFASFIRSAQDVKDVRRALGPHGRDIKVISKVESRQGVQNFEEVLAESDGVMVARGDLGIEIPAEKVFIAQKMMIGRCNSAGKPVICATQMLESMVAHPRPTRAESSDVANAVLDGADCVMLSGETAKGLFPVKAVAMMHSICREAEAAIFHQQLFEELRRLTPLSSDPTEVTAIGAVESSFKCCAGAIIVLTSSGRAAHLLSRYRPRCPIIAVTRTPQVARQSQLLRGVFPVLFHPLPAPVWADDVDNRVNFGMDIGKARGFFKTGDMVIVVTGWIPGSGHTNIMRAVSVP, via the exons atggacaATTCAATGG CTCGCATCAGGCGCTACTCAGAGGTGATGACACTGCCAGACTCTTTCATCCAGCGCCAGCAGCTGGATGCCAGCATGGCCGACACCTTCCTGGAGCATCTCTGTCTGCTGGACATCGACCAGGAGCCAATCACAGCGCGCAACACCAGCATAATCTGCACCATTG GTCCTGCTTCCAGATCCATCCCCAAACTCCATGAGATGATCAAAGCAGGGATGAACATTGCTCGTTTAAATTTCTCTCATGGTTCACATGAG TACCATGGTGAAACCATCAAGAACGTCCGGGAGGCGGTGACGACGATAAACTCTGACCCCCTGTACTATCGACCAGTTGCCATCGCCTTGGATACAAAGGGTCCAGAGATCCGCACTGGATTAGTGAAAGGA aaagtagaggaggaggtggagctgGAAAAGGGCAGCCATGTCCGTGTGGTGACAGCAGAGAGTGACAAAGACAAGACTGATGGAAAGATTATCTGGGTGGACTATCCCAACCTGCCCAAAGTCCTGAAGAAGGGAGACAAGATGTTCATCGATGATGGCCTCATTGGACTTAAAGTGCTAGAAACAG GCGCTGACTGGGTGGATACAGTGGTGGAGGCTGGTGGCTTATTGTGCAGTCGTAAAGGTGTCAACCTGCCTGGCTGTGACCTGATTGGCCTGAAGGCGGTCAGCGACAGGGACGAAGCTGACCTGAGATTTGGGGTAGCCCAGGGCATTGACATGGTGTTTGCCAGCTTCATCCGCTCAGCTCAGGATGTTAAGGATGTGCGGCGAGCCCTGGGACCACATGGGCGAGATATCAAAGTGATCAGCAAGGTGGAAAGCCGGCAAGGGGTTCAGAA TTTTGAGGAGGTCCTTGCTGAGAGTGATGGCGTGATGGTTGCCAGGGGCGACTTGGGGATTGAGATCCCGGCGGAGAAAGTCTTCATCGCCCAGAAGATGATGATTGGACGCTGCAACTCTGCCGGCAAGCCTGTCATCTGTGCCACACAG atgCTGGAGAGCATGGTGGCCCACCCGCGGCCAACCAGAGCAGAGAGCAGTGACGTCGCCAACGCCGTGCTGGATGGAGCCGACTGTGTAATGTTATCTGGGGAGACTGCCAAGGGACTGTTTCCTGTGAAGGCAGTCGCGATGATGCACtcg atctGCAGGGAGGCAGAGGCAGCTATTTTTCATCAGCAGTTGTTTGAGGAGTTGCGTCGCCTCACCCCTCTATCCTCTGACCCCACAGAAGTCACTGCCATTGGAGCTGTGGAGTCCTCCTTCAAATGCTGTGCTGGGGCCATCATAGTCCTCACCAGCAGCGGCAG GGCAGCACATCTCCTGTCCAGGTACCGACCTCGCTGCCCTATCATTGCAGTCACCAGGACCCCTCAG GTGGCCCGTCAGTCCCAGCTGCTACGAGGCGTGTTTCCTGTCCTCTTCCACCCCCTGCCTGCTCCCGTCTGGGCTGATGATGTCGACAACAGGGTCAACTTTGGCATGGACAtag GGAAGGCAAGAGGATTCTTCAAGACAGGCGACATGGTTATTGTGGTGACTGGCTGGATCCCAGGCAGCGGTCACACGAACATCATGAGGGCTGTCAGTGTCCCGTAA
- the LOC128366469 gene encoding cytochrome P450 11B, mitochondrial gives MSICVTVCVRPQGTCGSRNLICGVASQRGLCLTAAGAVVDGKVDGRKAAAKAGTGVRKRGVDGRVRSFEEIPHTGRSGWVNLVKFWREDRFRLLHKHMERTFNTLGPIYREHVGTQSSVNIMLPVDISELFRSEGLHPRRMTLQPWATHREIRQHSKGVFLKSVAHLNGEEWRADRLLLNKEVMMSAAVKRFLPLIDEVSSDFSRMLRDKVEREGRGEEGRRSLTIDPSPDLFRFALEASGHVLYGERMGLFSSSPSLESQKFIWAVERMLATTPPLLYLPPRLLLRIGAPLWTQHATAWDHIFSHAEASIQRGYRRLSSPRGQRSEDGTAGGLYPGVLGQLMEKGQLSLDLIKANITELMAGGVDTTAVPLQFALFELGRNPEVQESVRQQVRASWAQAGGDPHKALQGAPLLKGTIKEILRLYPVGITVQRCPIRDIVLQNYHIPAGTMVQACLYPLGRSAKVFEDPQRFDPGRWRSKRDEDQRGEGTAFRSLAFGFGARQCVGRRIAENEMQLLLMHILLSFRLSVPSSEDIKTKYTLILQPETPPRITFSKL, from the exons ATGTCcatctgtgtgactgtgtgtgtcagacCGCAGGGCACCTGTGGGTCCAGAAATCTGATTTGTGGTGTTGCATCACAAAGGGGTCTTTGTTTGACTGCAGCAGGTGCAGTGGTAGATGGGAAGGTAGATGGGAGAAAAGCAGCAGCCAAAGCCGGTACAGGGGTTAGAAAGAGGGGTGTGGATGGACGGGTGCGGAGCTTTGAGGAGATCCCCCATACAGGGAGGAGCGGCTGGGTCAATCTGGTGAAATTCTGGAGAGAAGATCGTTTCCGGCTGCTCCACAAGCACATGGAGAGGACCTTCAACACCCTCGGCCCTATCTACAG ggagCATGTGGGCACCCAAAGCAGTGTGAATATCATGTTGCCGGTCGACATCAGTGAACTGTTCCGCTCAGAGGGCCTCCACCCCAGACGGATGACCTTGCAGCCCTGGGCCACACACCGAGAGATACGGCAGCACAGCAAGGGAGTCTTTCTCAAGTCAGTAGCACACCT GAACGGAGAGGAGTGGCGAGCAGACCGTCTACTGCTCAACAAGGAGGTGATGATGAGTGCGGCCGTAAAGCGTTTTCTCCCCCTCATTGATGAAGTGTCGAGTGATTTCTCTCGAATGCTGCGGGACAaagtggagagggaggggagaggagaagaggggagacGCAGTTTGACCATCGATCCAAGTCCTGACCTTTTCCGCTTCGCACtggaag CCAGTGGACACGTGCTCTATGGGGAGCGTATGGGcctcttctcttcatctccttcccTGGAGTCTCAGAAGTTCATTTGGGCTGTAGAGAGAATGCTGGCAAccaccccccctctcctttACCTGCCCCCTCGCCTGCTACTGCGCATCGGCGCTCCCCTGTGGACACAGCATGCCACTGCATGGGACCATATCTTCAGCCATG CTGAGGCGAGTATCCAGAGGGGGTACCGGCGCCTGTCATCTCCCCGGGGTCAAAGGTCTGAGGATGGGACAGCTGGAGGCTTGTACCCTGGCGTTCTGGGCCAACTCATGGAGAAAGGGCAGCTATCTTTGGACCTCATCAAAGCTAACATCACTGAGCTGATGGCTGGAGGAGTTGACacg ACAGCGGTGCCCCTGCAGTTTGCTCTGTTTGAGCTGGGCCGCAACCCTGAGGTGCAGGAGAGTGTGAGGCAGCAGGTGAGGGCATCATGGGCACAGGCTGGTGGTGACCCTCACAAAGCCCTGCAGGGGGCACCACTGCTGAAAGGCACAATCAAGGAGATTCTCAG GTTATACCCGGTGGGAATCACAGTTCAGCGGTGTCCAATCAGAGATATCGTTCTTCAGAATTACCACATACCTGCTGGG ACGATGGTCCAGGCCTGTCTTTACCCCCTGGGGAGGAGTGCAAAGGTGTTTGAAGATCCACAGCGCTTTGATCCTGGCCGTTGGAGAAGCAAAAGAGATGAggaccagagaggagaagggaCGGCGTTTCGCTCTCTGGCGTTTGGGTTTGGGGCGAGACAGTGTGTCGGGAGGAGGATTGCTGAAAATGAGATGCAGCTCTTACTCATGCAT ATCCTGCTGAGCTTCCGTCTCAGTGTGCCATCTTCAGAAGACATCAAAACCAAATACACCCTCATCCTCCAGCCTGAGACTCCACCAAGGATCACATTCAGCaagctctga